The following proteins come from a genomic window of Pirellulales bacterium:
- a CDS encoding nitroreductase, which produces MLDLDAAIRQRRSVRGYYRDRPVPREVLREVLELAQHAPSNCNVQPWRVFIASGAALERLRTALCDAIMGGEVPGVENAIDAFHAEYRRLQVACAVTMYREMGIARDDYEGRMRATLRNFEFFDAPHVALVCMDDRFGPRVAVDVGAYVQTLLLALWSRGIGSCAQASLSMYPTIIRRELAIADDLRILCGISFGYEDPAVPANRTRQSREPIETNATFLDA; this is translated from the coding sequence ATGCTCGATCTAGATGCCGCCATTCGCCAGCGCCGCAGTGTGCGCGGGTATTATCGTGACCGACCGGTGCCGCGTGAGGTGCTACGCGAGGTGTTGGAGCTGGCCCAGCATGCGCCCTCGAATTGCAATGTACAGCCGTGGCGGGTGTTCATCGCCAGCGGTGCGGCGCTCGAACGGTTACGGACCGCGTTGTGCGACGCCATCATGGGGGGCGAAGTGCCGGGCGTGGAGAATGCCATTGACGCGTTCCACGCGGAGTATCGACGGTTGCAGGTCGCATGCGCAGTGACAATGTATCGCGAAATGGGAATCGCTCGGGACGACTACGAAGGGCGGATGCGCGCCACGCTGCGCAATTTCGAGTTCTTCGACGCACCGCACGTAGCGCTCGTGTGCATGGACGATCGATTTGGCCCTCGTGTGGCTGTCGACGTGGGGGCCTACGTGCAAACGCTGTTGTTGGCGCTTTGGTCGCGCGGCATTGGGTCGTGCGCCCAGGCCAGCTTGAGCATGTACCCGACGATCATCCGTCGCGAGCTTGCAATCGCCGACGATCTGCGGATTCTGTGCGGCATCTCCTTCGGCTATGAAGATCCCGCTGTACCGGCGAATCGTACTCGCCAATCGCGCGAGCCGATCGAGACGAACGCCACGTTTCTCGACGCCTGA
- the asnB gene encoding asparagine synthase (glutamine-hydrolyzing): MCGIVAMFSRRDPVSVEALRRGMQTLVHRGPDGQRHWVAPHGRVALGHTRLSIIDLVGGDQPIASEDERLHVIVNGEFYDYERIQRELVARGHNLRTHSDSEIVLHLYEDYGSQALQQLRGEFAVVLWDEANGTLMAVRDRFGVKPLYYAQVGDTLFLASEAKALFAAGVPARWDHESFFQLSHVYFDQDRSLFAGVRQVPPGCYLLATQQHTQIVRYWDFDYPRIDQPQPQRSDEEHIEQMRSTLDEAVRIRLRADVPVGCYLSGGLDSCALLGIAARHRSDPIEAFTLCFDVDSYNEEFVAQEMAEHAHANFHPLPIKQAQLADNFSDAIWHSETLTANPHGVAKYLLSQMVRDHGFKVVLTGEGSDEILGGYAHFRRDMLLHNAAGQDPQEVERLLAELTQTNEVSRGVLLPSGEPLPMDAVRRTLGFVPSWLEVRSANAFRYRRLMRPEFMSEFADRDAFRVFLNRFDVQGQLAGREPVNQSLYLWTKTMLANYLLNMLGDRMEMAHSIEGRVPFLDHKVVELVRDLPVSMKIRGMTEKYVLREAAKPFITDTVYRRQKHPFLAPPSGLEQSGRLSQLMQDTLRSPILESQPFYDPKSVLVLLDRMPEMDDQKRSGASFILTHVLSACVLHERYKL, encoded by the coding sequence ATGTGCGGTATCGTGGCCATGTTCTCGCGGCGCGATCCGGTCTCGGTCGAGGCCCTGCGTCGCGGCATGCAAACGCTTGTCCATCGCGGGCCCGACGGCCAACGTCATTGGGTTGCGCCGCACGGTCGCGTCGCGCTCGGGCATACGCGGCTGAGCATCATCGACCTGGTCGGCGGAGATCAGCCGATTGCCAGCGAAGACGAACGGCTGCACGTGATCGTCAATGGCGAGTTCTACGATTACGAGCGGATTCAGCGAGAATTGGTAGCTCGCGGCCACAATCTGCGCACGCATTCGGATAGCGAAATCGTTCTGCACTTGTACGAGGATTACGGCTCACAGGCTCTTCAGCAGTTGCGCGGCGAGTTTGCCGTCGTGCTGTGGGACGAAGCAAACGGCACGTTGATGGCCGTCCGCGACCGATTCGGCGTCAAGCCGCTGTATTACGCGCAGGTCGGCGATACTTTGTTCCTGGCTTCCGAGGCCAAGGCCCTGTTTGCCGCTGGCGTGCCGGCCCGCTGGGATCATGAGTCGTTCTTTCAGCTTTCCCACGTCTATTTCGACCAGGATCGGTCGTTGTTCGCAGGCGTGCGGCAGGTGCCACCCGGCTGCTATTTGCTGGCAACGCAGCAACACACGCAAATCGTGCGCTACTGGGATTTCGATTATCCCCGCATCGACCAGCCGCAGCCCCAGCGGAGCGACGAGGAGCATATCGAGCAAATGCGCAGCACGCTCGACGAAGCCGTGCGCATTCGACTACGGGCCGACGTGCCAGTGGGCTGTTACCTCAGCGGCGGACTTGATAGTTGTGCGCTGCTGGGCATCGCGGCCAGGCACCGTTCGGATCCGATCGAGGCATTTACCCTGTGCTTCGACGTGGATTCGTACAACGAAGAGTTCGTGGCCCAGGAAATGGCCGAGCATGCGCACGCCAATTTTCACCCACTGCCGATCAAGCAAGCGCAACTGGCCGATAACTTTTCGGACGCTATCTGGCACAGCGAGACCTTGACGGCCAATCCTCATGGCGTGGCCAAGTATTTGTTGAGCCAGATGGTCCGCGACCACGGATTTAAGGTCGTGCTGACTGGCGAGGGGTCTGATGAAATTCTTGGAGGTTATGCCCATTTTCGCCGCGATATGCTGTTGCACAACGCGGCTGGTCAGGATCCGCAAGAGGTCGAACGCCTCTTGGCTGAACTGACGCAAACCAACGAGGTTTCTCGTGGCGTTCTGCTTCCCAGCGGTGAGCCATTGCCGATGGACGCGGTGCGCCGCACGCTGGGATTCGTTCCCTCATGGCTCGAGGTTCGTTCGGCCAATGCCTTTCGCTATCGGCGCCTGATGCGGCCCGAGTTCATGTCGGAGTTTGCCGATCGCGACGCGTTCCGCGTGTTTTTGAATCGGTTTGACGTGCAGGGACAATTGGCCGGCCGCGAGCCTGTGAATCAGTCGCTGTACCTGTGGACCAAGACGATGCTCGCCAACTACCTGTTGAACATGTTGGGCGATCGCATGGAGATGGCGCATTCCATTGAGGGGCGGGTGCCGTTCTTGGATCACAAAGTCGTCGAACTGGTGCGCGACTTGCCTGTGTCGATGAAAATCCGTGGTATGACGGAAAAATACGTGCTGCGCGAAGCGGCCAAGCCGTTCATTACCGATACGGTCTACCGCCGCCAGAAGCATCCGTTCCTCGCGCCGCCGTCGGGCCTCGAGCAATCCGGACGGCTGAGCCAATTGATGCAGGACACGCTACGCAGCCCAATCCTGGAATCGCAGCCATTTTACGATCCGAAGTCGGTTTTGGTCCTGTTGGACCGTATGCCGGAGATGGACGATCAAAAACGCAGCGGGGCGAGCTTTATCTTGACCCATGTGCTGAGTGCGTGCGTGCTGCACGAACGGTACAAGTTGTAA